Genomic window (Cenarchaeum symbiont of Oopsacas minuta):
GGTAAGCATTTCCACAACCTCACGCCCCATTACTATTTTTGCGATCACAGACGGAATGTTTCCAGAATAATCCTTGCCCAAAAGCTTACAGATCAGTCGTATAAAATCTGAAAACTTTATCGGTTCTGAATCTGCCAAAATATGTACCCCCCCTGTAGATTGTTTACCAATTGCGGTAAGCGCAGTAATTACGTCATCTATGTGTACAAAACTCTTTACATATTCACCGTTACCTGGAACCTTGAATCTATTTTTTTTGATTCTTGGTACGATCTGTGATGATAACCATCCACCAGAACCGTATACATCACCCATACATGCAACTAGAAATGTATTTTTATTTTTATCACATATTCGTTGCGCATATCTTTGTGCTTCTAGACGTACTTTGGAGTATTTTGTATGAGGATTACAAGGTGTATTGGCAGTTATCATGGAATCAATTTTACCGTATATCCCAGTACCTGTAACATATACAAACGATTCGGTGCGTCCATTTATTGCTTTTAAGATATTTTTTGTACCATCATAGTTTATTGCTCTAGATCCATCAAAGCTTTTCACTAGAGGTGTTGCCGCCGCTAAATGATATACAATATCATACCTACCTTTTGGAATATCGGGGACTTTGGTAGCAAGATTAACCTTGACTCCTATACATCCTTGTGGAGTTACATTTTTGTTGCAAAGCGCCACCACTTCATCTCCCATATCTACAAAATTGGATGCAAGTTTGTATCCGATAAATCCAGATGCACCAGTTATCAATACTCTCATAAAACTAGATTATGTGTGTAGGTTTTGAGTTTTACTTGTATGTTTACCCATAGAATAAAAATACCTCGACAAA
Coding sequences:
- a CDS encoding NAD dependent epimerase/dehydratase family protein, which translates into the protein MRVLITGASGFIGYKLASNFVDMGDEVVALCNKNVTPQGCIGVKVNLATKVPDIPKGRYDIVYHLAAATPLVKSFDGSRAINYDGTKNILKAINGRTESFVYVTGTGIYGKIDSMITANTPCNPHTKYSKVRLEAQRYAQRICDKNKNTFLVACMGDVYGSGGWLSSQIVPRIKKNRFKVPGNGEYVKSFVHIDDVITALTAIGKQSTGGVHILADSEPIKFSDFIRLICKLLGKDYSGNIPSVIAKIVMGREVVEMLTTSTVCDGSAMAKMIDVKYPSYKVGIPAAINEIIT